In a single window of the Candidatus Bathyarchaeota archaeon genome:
- a CDS encoding C-GCAxxG-C-C family protein, giving the protein MTSEKEKKSKQAYDLGFKNERDYGSCPQCTFVAVSEVLGNGSDELFQAIDGLAGGVARSTNGTCGALSGGIAVISRRFGRKEFPNPGTREKMMELSKKLHDKFMDEYGSIICKDIHIKKMGRSFDFWDPKDREEFDKAGGHTEVCPEVVGKAAKWTVEILLEQE; this is encoded by the coding sequence ATGACATCTGAGAAAGAGAAAAAATCAAAACAAGCTTATGATTTAGGATTTAAAAACGAAAGAGATTATGGGAGCTGTCCACAATGCACTTTCGTTGCAGTCAGTGAAGTTCTCGGAAATGGAAGCGACGAGCTTTTTCAAGCAATAGATGGGCTTGCAGGGGGTGTAGCACGTTCAACAAACGGTACATGTGGAGCATTATCAGGAGGAATTGCAGTTATAAGTCGAAGATTTGGTCGAAAGGAGTTTCCAAATCCAGGAACAAGAGAAAAGATGATGGAACTATCCAAGAAACTGCATGATAAATTCATGGACGAGTATGGAAGTATTATCTGTAAAGATATACATATCAAGAAGATGGGAAGATCCTTCGATTTCTGGGACCCAAAAGATCGTGAGGAGTTCGATAAAGCTGGTGGCCATACAGAAGTATGTCCAGAAGTTGTAGGAAAGGCTGCAAAGTGGACAGTTGAAATATTATTGGAACAAGAATAA
- a CDS encoding TATA-box-binding protein, whose translation MSKDKDKVFINIENVVASATLNQNISLTAIVRTFPHVEYRPEQFPGLVYRLKKPKTATLVFSSGKMVCTGAKTERQAKQAIMKVVDDLKNNGITITGKPEIQIQNIVASGGLGGYIDLEKCAVSLEKMMYEPEQFPGLIYRMDEPKTVMLLFSSGKLVCTGTKKEEDVGIAIKKLRETLESRDLIYY comes from the coding sequence TTGTCTAAAGATAAAGATAAAGTGTTCATTAATATTGAAAACGTTGTAGCTTCAGCCACGCTAAATCAAAACATTTCCCTGACTGCAATAGTTAGAACATTTCCACATGTGGAATATAGACCGGAGCAGTTTCCAGGACTGGTGTATCGTCTAAAGAAACCAAAAACAGCAACTTTGGTTTTCAGCTCAGGAAAAATGGTATGCACAGGAGCTAAGACTGAGCGTCAAGCAAAGCAAGCCATTATGAAAGTTGTGGATGATTTGAAGAACAACGGAATAACTATAACCGGTAAACCAGAAATACAGATCCAAAATATCGTAGCGTCTGGAGGATTGGGCGGTTATATAGACTTAGAAAAATGCGCTGTATCTCTTGAAAAGATGATGTATGAACCAGAGCAGTTTCCGGGATTAATTTACAGAATGGATGAGCCAAAAACTGTAATGCTCTTGTTCTCAAGCGGTAAGCTTGTATGTACAGGTACAAAGAAAGAAGAAGACGTTGGAATAGCAATAAAGAAATTAAGAGAGACTCTGGAATCAAGAGATTTGATATACTACTAA